From the Leptospira sp. WS60.C2 genome, one window contains:
- a CDS encoding GyrI-like domain-containing protein, which yields MEAKIVTFDGKLILGKKLEMSLANNLTPILWKSFIPQIPSIPNRITKELISVSVYPQDYFQSFHPSRNFEKWAGVEVSLTNDTLIGLESLRIENGMYAEFLYQGLPKEAGVFYQNIFRNWLPNSKYQLDARPHFEVMGEKYKNEDPNSEELVYIPITLR from the coding sequence ATGGAAGCAAAAATAGTCACATTTGACGGCAAATTGATTTTGGGAAAAAAGTTGGAAATGTCTTTGGCAAACAATCTAACACCAATACTATGGAAATCATTTATTCCTCAAATACCTTCTATTCCCAATCGTATTACAAAAGAACTCATTTCTGTATCGGTGTATCCGCAAGATTATTTTCAATCCTTTCACCCGAGTCGTAATTTTGAAAAATGGGCAGGTGTGGAAGTTTCTTTGACAAATGATACTTTGATTGGATTGGAAAGTTTGCGAATTGAGAACGGAATGTACGCAGAATTTTTATATCAAGGACTTCCAAAGGAAGCTGGAGTCTTTTACCAAAACATATTTAGAAATTGGCTACCAAATTCAAAATACCAATTGGACGCACGTCCTCATTTTGAAGTGATGGGCGAAAAATATAAAAACGAAGATCCAAACTCAGAAGAATTGGTTTATATCCCAATCACACTGCGTTAA
- a CDS encoding dihydrofolate reductase family protein, protein MRKLILWNVITLDGYFEGEKPWDLSFHGLVWGKELEELSLDQLRSADMLVFGAKTYQGMADYWTTAPETEGEVTKYMNSLPKLVCSKTLTKADWKNTNLTKDAVSAVSKLKQEGNGNMFVFGSGNLTGSLMKARLFDEYRLCIAPTYLGKGNRLFSEAIPNQSVKLLETKPLSTGGVVLRYGV, encoded by the coding sequence ATGAGAAAATTAATCCTATGGAATGTCATCACTCTGGATGGATACTTTGAAGGTGAGAAACCATGGGACTTAAGTTTTCATGGACTTGTCTGGGGAAAGGAGTTGGAAGAATTGAGCCTGGATCAGCTTCGTTCCGCCGACATGCTTGTGTTTGGTGCCAAAACCTACCAAGGAATGGCAGATTATTGGACGACCGCACCCGAAACGGAAGGAGAAGTCACCAAGTATATGAACTCTCTTCCTAAACTTGTTTGTTCTAAAACGTTAACCAAAGCCGACTGGAAAAACACAAACCTTACTAAAGATGCAGTCTCTGCCGTTTCTAAACTCAAGCAAGAAGGGAACGGTAACATGTTTGTCTTCGGAAGTGGCAATCTCACAGGTTCTTTAATGAAAGCGAGACTTTTTGATGAATACCGTCTTTGTATTGCCCCTACGTATTTAGGGAAAGGAAATCGGTTATTCTCCGAGGCCATTCCAAACCAATCAGTCAAACTTCTGGAAACAAAACCACTCAGTACGGGTGGCGTAGTCCTTCGGTATGGAGTTTGA
- a CDS encoding choice-of-anchor D domain-containing protein produces MKRKLAILATIGMTFLTIGCPGSGGGGGGAALALLFGGGSSQAPSNPIEPPTETPQIQLFRDGSQIFNSGSSNLGSVVISTAGTPVTFTIKNYGIEKLDLLNPTAVAISGADAAMFAIVQPSDFSLELNETVNFTIQFNPNAVVGVKTAQISIPSNDPKTPMFQMTITGTASPVPVPEIAVSIASVDRATSATYTFTSVQEGLSGSDVTVTIRNLGTAALNVSNITLASGDTSQFSITPGTLPRSISAGGNSTFTMRFSPSSTGVKNAVLNILSNDSDEATFVLNLSGTGTAAPAPEINVQVSGVDIASGGSLAAFSSLRIGAGSTTRTITIQNVGNSTLNLTGTPRVLITGGNASDFEIVSQPSAATIASSASLTFTVRFTPTATGARASTFQIANNDSNEGTYTVNLSGTGIEPSSPCTPIVNTVTRTSNSGSQSLGGGVTLYWSGTQGLSVGPSTPSVVYFLNQPHSSPSGAVLGYMYDTDLNPLMNSRDSVGNTAMSGMLPYSRYSTDYLSIADGNQAIPTYTPSLSYLLLFEPNSTVSFASTTASLTTSLSCNPMLLEDQAFTSSEGTSSNNGLDKVWTYRKKLNVRLIFVNGTYATPTVAGVQAAVDRMTQVYAQNSVKIDLQFTATTITDAEFQTIADLDDDTGNVTASLTKLYTSPVGSAGQVATSLNIYLTADESQEGGVLGTSSGIPGLPGVAGSKKSGMIIFIEPHRSTEPGSGSAGDVLSNADLVFLGNTMAHEAGHFLGLFHVNERQGYEAGSTNILRARDPIRDTPYCSRSMAGIDGLVDISECLGTGFTNSGARNLMFWAGDGVTDQSQLTGEQGWLLRNNPLTY; encoded by the coding sequence ATGAAACGTAAATTAGCGATTCTCGCTACAATTGGAATGACTTTTTTAACCATTGGATGTCCTGGTTCAGGCGGCGGTGGGGGTGGAGCTGCCCTCGCGTTATTGTTTGGTGGTGGTTCATCACAAGCACCGTCTAATCCGATTGAGCCTCCTACCGAGACTCCTCAGATTCAATTATTTCGAGATGGAAGTCAGATTTTTAATTCTGGTTCATCTAATTTAGGTTCAGTAGTAATCAGTACAGCAGGAACTCCCGTTACTTTTACGATTAAAAACTATGGAATTGAGAAGCTCGATTTACTGAATCCTACAGCAGTTGCGATTTCTGGTGCAGATGCTGCTATGTTTGCAATCGTTCAACCTTCTGATTTTTCACTAGAATTAAATGAAACGGTCAATTTTACCATTCAATTCAATCCGAATGCAGTTGTTGGTGTGAAAACAGCTCAAATTTCCATTCCATCGAATGATCCAAAAACTCCAATGTTTCAAATGACCATCACTGGCACAGCAAGTCCCGTACCTGTGCCCGAGATTGCGGTCTCAATCGCAAGTGTGGATAGAGCAACGAGTGCCACGTATACATTTACTTCCGTGCAAGAGGGACTTTCTGGATCAGACGTCACAGTTACCATACGAAACCTAGGAACTGCCGCTCTGAATGTATCTAATATCACCCTCGCTTCTGGAGATACTTCGCAATTCTCGATTACACCAGGAACCCTTCCTAGGAGCATTTCCGCTGGTGGTAATAGCACCTTTACCATGCGTTTTTCTCCAAGCTCGACTGGTGTTAAAAACGCGGTGCTCAATATCCTTTCGAATGATTCCGACGAAGCAACATTTGTATTAAATCTTTCAGGAACCGGAACCGCTGCCCCAGCCCCAGAAATCAATGTGCAAGTTAGTGGTGTAGATATAGCCTCAGGTGGGTCCTTAGCTGCATTTAGTAGTTTAAGAATAGGTGCTGGTTCGACTACAAGAACAATTACGATTCAAAACGTAGGAAATTCCACTCTCAACTTAACTGGTACTCCTAGGGTATTGATTACTGGTGGGAATGCATCGGATTTTGAAATTGTAAGCCAGCCTTCCGCCGCTACGATTGCTTCTAGTGCTAGTTTAACTTTTACAGTAAGATTTACACCAACGGCAACAGGTGCAAGAGCCTCAACATTTCAAATTGCGAACAATGATAGTAACGAAGGCACATATACAGTAAATCTTTCTGGTACAGGGATCGAACCTTCATCTCCATGCACTCCTATTGTTAATACAGTAACTAGGACATCAAATTCAGGTTCACAAAGCCTCGGTGGAGGTGTAACTCTATATTGGTCTGGAACACAGGGTCTTTCGGTTGGACCTTCAACGCCAAGCGTTGTTTATTTTTTGAACCAACCTCATTCGAGTCCATCAGGTGCTGTCTTGGGATACATGTATGATACTGATTTAAATCCACTTATGAACAGTAGAGATTCAGTTGGAAATACAGCTATGTCAGGAATGCTTCCCTACTCTCGGTATTCTACAGATTATTTATCAATTGCTGATGGAAATCAAGCGATACCTACTTACACTCCATCATTATCATATTTATTGTTATTCGAACCTAACTCGACGGTTTCTTTTGCATCTACTACTGCATCCCTTACAACTTCATTGAGTTGTAACCCGATGTTATTGGAAGACCAGGCATTTACCTCTTCCGAAGGAACATCCTCAAACAATGGTTTGGATAAAGTTTGGACCTATCGGAAAAAGCTGAATGTTCGATTAATCTTCGTAAATGGTACCTATGCCACTCCTACTGTGGCTGGTGTCCAAGCGGCAGTGGATCGAATGACGCAAGTTTATGCACAAAACTCGGTGAAAATTGATCTTCAGTTTACGGCGACAACGATCACAGATGCAGAATTTCAAACCATCGCTGATTTAGATGATGATACAGGAAATGTCACTGCGTCTCTCACTAAACTTTATACATCTCCAGTTGGTTCCGCTGGTCAAGTAGCTACTTCACTTAACATCTATTTAACGGCAGATGAGAGCCAAGAGGGTGGTGTGCTTGGAACTTCTTCTGGTATTCCAGGTCTTCCTGGAGTCGCGGGAAGTAAAAAATCGGGCATGATTATTTTTATTGAACCACATAGATCAACGGAACCTGGTTCTGGATCGGCTGGGGATGTTTTGTCAAATGCTGATTTGGTGTTTCTTGGTAACACAATGGCGCACGAAGCAGGACACTTTTTAGGTCTCTTCCATGTGAACGAGAGACAAGGATATGAGGCTGGTTCTACTAATATTCTTAGAGCACGTGATCCAATTCGTGATACGCCTTATTGTAGCCGTTCAATGGCAGGTATTGATGGACTTGTTGACATCAGCGAATGTCTTGGCACTGGATTTACCAATTCTGGTGCACGTAACTTGATGTTTTGGGCAGGAGACGGTGTCACCGACCAAAGTCAACTCACTGGCGAGCAAGGGTGGCTCTTGCGTAACAACCCATTGACCTATTAA
- a CDS encoding TetR/AcrR family transcriptional regulator — translation MGKGEETKSMILDRAVQIASVNGLEGLTIGTLAEDLGMSKSGLFAKFSSKENLQIEVLRKGSELFRRYVLYPTLKTKPGLSRLRSAFVSWLEWSRRSDLPGGCLFLASSSEFDDKPGIVRDHLRKIQLSWHSSLKQFVEEAKKNEELNSKTNSEHIVQEIWGLVLSYHFYNRLLEDKSSEKRTKQIFNELLKRHSKE, via the coding sequence ATGGGCAAAGGCGAAGAAACCAAATCAATGATTTTGGACCGGGCGGTACAAATCGCTAGTGTAAATGGTTTGGAAGGTCTTACCATTGGGACACTCGCAGAAGATTTGGGAATGTCCAAAAGTGGACTATTTGCCAAATTTTCCTCTAAAGAAAACCTACAAATCGAGGTGCTTAGAAAAGGTAGTGAACTGTTTCGTCGTTATGTTTTATACCCAACCTTAAAGACAAAACCGGGTCTATCCAGATTACGTAGTGCGTTTGTTAGTTGGCTTGAGTGGTCAAGACGTTCTGATTTGCCTGGTGGATGTTTATTTCTTGCCTCCAGTTCTGAGTTTGATGACAAACCTGGAATCGTTCGAGATCACTTACGAAAGATCCAATTGTCTTGGCATTCTTCCTTAAAACAGTTTGTAGAAGAAGCCAAAAAGAATGAGGAACTCAATTCTAAAACCAATTCAGAACACATCGTCCAAGAAATTTGGGGACTAGTATTGTCTTATCATTTTTACAATCGACTCTTAGAAGACAAAAGTTCAGAAAAGAGAACGAAACAGATCTTCAACGAACTTCTCAAACGTCACTCCAAAGAATGA
- the yiaA gene encoding inner membrane protein YiaA, whose amino-acid sequence MITQPQKPSAAFIGASWLSLLIGMFTFIIGIWNSDMMLNEKGFYITILMYGLFSAVSLQKTVRDQLEGLFVTGIYIGLCWFSVALTLLLLMIGLWNATLTLSEKGFFGISFVLSLFAAVAVQKNVRDLRMAEGEIKPELSPKHKD is encoded by the coding sequence ATGATTACACAACCTCAAAAACCTTCTGCCGCATTTATCGGCGCCTCTTGGTTATCTTTACTCATTGGTATGTTTACGTTTATTATCGGAATATGGAATTCTGATATGATGTTGAATGAAAAAGGATTTTATATCACTATCTTGATGTATGGATTGTTTTCGGCAGTTTCATTACAAAAAACAGTGAGAGACCAGCTAGAAGGACTATTTGTGACTGGCATTTACATAGGCCTTTGTTGGTTTTCCGTGGCATTAACGTTATTACTGCTAATGATTGGTTTATGGAATGCTACGTTAACCTTAAGTGAAAAAGGTTTTTTTGGAATCTCTTTCGTATTGAGTTTGTTTGCGGCAGTGGCTGTCCAAAAAAATGTGCGCGATTTAAGGATGGCAGAAGGTGAAATCAAACCCGAACTATCTCCCAAACATAAAGACTAA
- a CDS encoding DUF1554 domain-containing protein — protein sequence MRFVILIAFLLLFQCVKPELNHPKDFGTDAFWETETILCFTGKLSECLPSVPVCSTCRFFSTTTSYTGNRGGIAGSDAICMSDPKKPNDPQRAVYKAFLVDDVNRIACTTSNCLTGGLSEHVDWILKPDTTYVRAVDNVTIATTNSVGIFTTQTNDAENPPIAASIFTGMNTSGWTTRSGNHCSRWNDGTNLSSGSIAPNSNSLYFSGGVPTCDTTTVILCVEQ from the coding sequence ATGCGTTTCGTTATTTTGATTGCCTTCCTCCTTCTGTTTCAGTGTGTAAAGCCTGAGCTCAATCATCCAAAGGATTTTGGAACGGATGCATTTTGGGAAACCGAAACCATTCTCTGTTTCACGGGAAAATTATCCGAATGCCTTCCTTCTGTTCCCGTTTGTTCCACCTGCCGTTTTTTTTCTACTACTACATCTTATACCGGCAATCGAGGAGGAATTGCAGGATCGGATGCGATTTGTATGAGCGATCCTAAAAAACCAAATGATCCTCAGCGTGCTGTTTACAAAGCATTTCTTGTGGATGATGTGAATCGGATTGCTTGTACGACTTCTAATTGTTTAACTGGTGGACTATCGGAACATGTAGATTGGATTTTAAAACCAGATACAACGTATGTGCGAGCTGTGGATAATGTAACCATCGCGACTACGAATAGTGTTGGAATCTTTACAACCCAAACAAACGATGCAGAGAATCCACCGATCGCAGCTTCGATTTTTACCGGTATGAATACAAGCGGTTGGACTACGCGCTCTGGTAATCATTGTAGTCGTTGGAACGATGGAACGAATTTAAGTTCAGGTTCCATTGCACCTAATAGCAACAGTCTGTATTTTTCGGGAGGAGTTCCGACTTGCGATACTACAACCGTTATCCTATGCGTGGAACAATAA